In Sphingomonas profundi, the sequence CGCGAAGACCAACGACAAGTTGGAAATCGTCGGCGGCGCGATGGGCGATACGGTGCTCGACGTCGAGGGCGTGAAGGCGCTGGCCACCTTGCCGTCGCTTGACGAACTGCGCGCGAAGATCCTGGGGCTGGTGCAGGCACCGGCGACCAAGATCGTGCAGATCGTGCAGGCGCCGGGCGGGCAGATCGCTCGCGTTCTCGCCGCTTATGCGGCGAAGGACGGGGCGGACGCCGAGGCCGCTTGAATTTCGCTACCCAGTTCAACCCGATGATGGGGCCGCGCGCCCCGAATGGAGACTATCATGGCAGACCTGCAGAAGCTTGTTGACGATCTTTCGGCCCTGACCGTTCTCGAGGCGGCCGACCTCTCGAAGCTGCTCGAGGAAAAGTGGGGCGTTTCGGCCGCCGCCGCGGTCGCGGCCGCCCCGGCCGCCGGCGGTGGCGCCGCCGCCCCGGCGGTGGAAGAGCAGACCGAGTTCGACGTGATCCTCACCGGCGACGGTGGCAAGAAGATCAACGTCATCAAGGAAGTCCGCACGATCACCGGCCTCGGCCTGACCGAAGCCAAGACGCTGGTGGAGTCCGCTCCGAAGGCCGTCAAGGAAGGCGTGAACAAGGACGAGGCCAACAAGCTGAAGGCCCAGCTGGAAGCCGCCGGCGCGACCGTCGAGCTGAAGTAAGCCGCTCCGCTCCGGCGGAGGCGATCGAGGGGCGGTCCGGCGACGGGCCGCCCCTTTTTCGTTCGGCCGCATCGGAGCTCAGCGCGTCGAGCGGTCAGCTCTCCGCCGGCAGCGGGCGTGCCGTAAACTCGCGACGTACCAGTTCTCGGGCCAGCGGAGAGACGCACATCTCGCTGAGCGAGGGCACCTTTGCGCCCGGCTTCAATCGCATGACGATATCGGTGAGGCACGATCTGACGACCAAATTGTCGTGGAGGAATTCCAGCGCGCGTGGAAAGCCGTCGACATCGAAGGATTCCCACAGCGCATGGGCGAACGTCGCGGGATTGTGCCCGCCGAGAGCGGCGAGCGTCCAGGAATTGAACTCCATCGCGATCTCGGGACGCGCCGACTCGATCGTGGCGGCGGCACCCGCGAGCACCTCGGGCTCGTGGCCTTCCACGTCGATCTTGATGAGGTCCGGCGTCAGGCCGCGCTGTGCGGCGAAGCTGTCGAGAGGCAATGCCTGCACCTCCACCGTCTCCGTCGATGGGAGGATGTGCCCGGGGCCGACGACATGCGATCCGGCGGCAAAGGTGGCGGCGTGAAACCGCAATACACCGTGCCGATCCGAGATTGCCGCCTGTACAACCTCCACATTGGCGAAGGGTGCGACGTTCTTCCTGAGATAGGGCAGGATCGCGGGCGACGGTTCGAAGGCGACGATGCGGGCGCGGGGCCGCACGATCGCCATCGCCATGGCGATCACGCCGATATTCGCGCCGACATCGAAGATGACCGCCTCCTCCGGAACCCCGGCGAGCATTGCGACGATCTCGGTCGTGTTGCGCGCAACATCTTCCACCGCGGCGAAGTAACCGTCTGACGGGTCGCCCTCGATCTGCACGGTGCGCCCGGCGAGTTCAACGTCCATGGCCTCCCCCATCTTGTCGGTCGCGACGATCATGACCGATGGCGAAGCTGTCGACCATATCTTCCTGAGCGGATCGCCACCGGGTGCAGGCGGCGCGTCACGCCCCTTCCCTTTCTCCAACAACCTCCCTATATGGCCCATTCGAACAACGGCGTACGCGATGCCTCGACGGCCCGTACGCCGCCTGTCCCGCCTTCCGGGACACGGCCCGTGTTGCGAACGGGGCGGGACGAATGGGAAGGCGGCGGCGGGTCAACCCCAGCGCAGGCAGTGCGGTTCCGATGGCCCGGACCCGCACTTTTTTTCGTGGGAGCGATCCCGCGATCAGGCCGCGAAGCCGCTGCGAGGCGGTCGACATGGACGAGCGCGAGGTAACATAGATGGCGACCCAGGCAGTCACCCCCCAGGCCGCGGGGCTTCTCGGTACCGCGAAGAAGCGCATCCGCAAGGTCTTCGGCAACATCCACGAAGTGGTGCAGATGCCGAACCTGATCGAGGTGCAGCGCGAGAGCTACGAGCTGTTCCTGCGCTCGCGCCCGGAGGACGGCTATGTCTCCGGCCTGGAGAAGACGCTGCGGTCCGTGTTTCCGATCCGCGACTTCGCCGGCACGGCGGAGCTGGATTTCGTGAACTACGAGCTGGAGGCGCCGAAGTACGACATCGACGAGTGCCGCCAGCGGGGCATCACCTATGCCGCGCCGATGCGCGTCACCCTGCGCCTGATCGTGTTCGAGGTGGATGCCGATACCGAGACCCGCTCCGTGCTCGATATCAAGGAGCAGGACGTCTACATGGGCGACATGCCGCTGATGACGGGGAACGGCACGTTCATCGTCAACGGCACGGAGCGCGTGATCGTCAGCCAGATGCACCGCTCGCCGGGCGTGCTGTTCGATCATGATCGCGGCAAGACGCACGCCTCGGGCAAGTATCTGTTCGCCGCCCGCGTGATCCCCTATCGCGGCTCGTGGCTGGATTTCGAGTTCGACGCCAAGGACATCGTCAACGTCCGCATCGATCGCAAGCGCAAGCTGCCCGTCACCACCCTGCTCTACGCGCTGGGCCTGAACGGCGAGGACATCCTCAACCAGTTCTACAAGACGGCCACCTACGTGCGCGGCGAGGGCGGCTGGAAGGTGCCCTTCCTGCCGGAGAACTGGCGCAGCCAGAAGCCGACGTTCGACGTGGTGAACGGCGACAGCGGCGAGGTAGTGTTCGCCGCCGGGCAGAAGATTTCCCCGCGCGCCGCCAACAAGGCCGGCAAGGACGGCCTGACGACCCTGCTGATCCCCACCGAGGAGATCTTCGGCCGCTACAGCGCCTACGACCTGATCGACGAGACCACCGGCCGCATCTGGATCGAGGCCGGCGACGAGGTGACGCCCGAGAATCTCGAGGCGCTGGACCGCGCCGGGATCGAGAAGCTCGACCTGCTCGACATCGACCACATCTCCACCGGCCCGTGGATCCGCAACACGCTGAAGGCCGACAAGGTCGAGGATCGCGATCACGCGCTGTCCGAGATCTACCGCGTCATGCGCCCCGGCGAGCCGCCGACGAAGGAGACGGCCGAGGCGCTGTTCGGCGGCCTGTTCTTCGATCCGGAGCGCTACGATCTCTCGGCCGTGGGCCGGGTGAAGCTGAACATGCGCCTGGACCTGGACGTCGAGGACACCGTCACCACCCTGCGCGCCGAGGATATCCTCGAAGTCGTCAAGACGCTGGTGAACCTGAAGGACGGCAAGGGCGAGATCGACGACATCGACAATCTCGGCAATCGCCGCGTGCGTTCGGTGGGCGAACTGCTGGAGAACCAGTATCGCGTCGGCCTGCTGCGCATGGAGCGCGCGGTGAAGGAGCGGATGTCCTCCGTCGACGTCTCCACCGTGATGCCGAACGATCTCATCAACGCCAAGCCGGCGGTGGCCGCGGTGCGCGAGTTCTTCGGCTCCTCGCAGCTCAGCCAGTTCATGGACCAGACGAACCCGCTCTCCGAAGTGACGCACAAGCGTCGTGTCTCGGCGCTCGGGCCGGGCGGCCTGACGCGCGAGCGCGCGGGCTTCGAGGTGCGCGACGTGCACCCGACCCACTATGGCCGCATCTGCCCGATCGAGACGCCGGAAGGGCCGAACATCGGCCTCATCAACTCGCTCGCCTCGTTCAGCCGGGTGAACAAGTACGGCTTCATCGAGACGCCGTACCGCAAGGTGGTGGACAACAAGGTGACGCAGGACGTCGTCTACCTGTCCGCCATGGAGGAGGCCAAGCACACGATCGCGCAGGCGAACGCGGAGCTGACGGCCGACGGCAGCTTCGTGGAGGAGCTGATCTCCGCCCGCGAGGCCGGCGAGTTCCTGATCGCCCCGCGCGAGCACATCACCTTGATGGACGTGAGCCCGAAGCAGCTCGTCTCCGTCGCCGCGTCGCTGATCCCGTTCCTGGAGAATGACGACGCCAACCGCGCCCTCATGGGCTCGAACATGCAGCGTCAGGCGGTGCCGCTGGTCCGCGCCGAGGCGCCGTTCGTCGGCACCGGCATGGAGGAGACGGTGGCGCGCGACTCCGGCGCCGCGATCGGTGCCCGCCGCGCCGGCATCGTCGATCAGGTGGACGCGGCCCGCATCGTGATCCGCGCCACCGGCGAGGTGGATGCCGGCAAGTCGGGCGTGGACATCTACACGCTGATGAAGTTCCAGCGCTCCAACCAGTCGACCTGCATCAACCAGCGCCCGCTGGTGAAGGTGGGCGACGTGGTGGCCGAGGGCGACATCATCGCCGACGGTCCCTCGACGGAGTTCGGCGAGCTGGCGCTCGGCCGCAACGTGCTCGTCGCGTTCATGCCGTGGAACGGGTATAATTACGAGGACTCCATCCTCATCTCCGAGCGGATCGTGAAGGACGACGTGTTCACGTCGATCCACATCGACGAGTTCGAGGTGATGGCCCGCGACACCAAGCTGGGGCCGGAGGACATCACCCGCGACATCCCGAACGTGGGCGAGGAGGCGCTGCGCAACCTCGACGAGGCCGGCATCGTCTATATCGGCGCCGAGGTGGAGCCGGGCGATATCCTGTGCGGCAAGATCACGCCCAAGGGCGAGAGCCCGATGACGCCGGAGGAGAAGCTGCTCCGCGCCATCTTCGGCGAGAAGGCGTCCGACGTGCGCGACACGTCGCTGCGCCTGCCGCCGGGCGTCGCCGGCACGGTGGTGGACGTGCGCGTGTTCAACCGCCACGGCATCGACAAGGACGAGCGCGCGATGGCGATCGAGCGCGAGGAGATCGATCGCCTGACCAAGGACCGCGAGGACGAGCGCGGCATCCTCAACCGGGCGAGCTACAGCCGCCTGCGCGAGATGCTGATCGGCCAGGTCGCCACCGCCGCGCCCAAGGGCATCCGCAAGGGCACGACGATCGACGAGGAGGTGCTCGGCACCGTCGAGAAGCGCGAATGGTGGAAGTTCGCCGTGCAGGACGACGCCCGCCAGGCCGATCTGGAAGCGGTGAAGGGCCAGTATGACGAGGCGGTCAACGTCATCGTCAAGCGGTTCGAGGATCGCGTCGAGAAGCTGCAGCGCGGCGACGAGCTGCCGCCGGGCGTGCTGAAGATGGTCAAGGTGTTCGTCGCGGTGAAGCGCAAGCTGCAGCCCGGCGACAAGATGGCCGGCCGCCACGGCAACAAGGGCGTCATCAGCCGCATCCTGCCGAACGAGGACATGCCGTTCCTCGCCGACGGGACGCCGGTGGATATCGTGCTGAACCCGCTCGGCGTGCCGAGCCGCATGAACGTGGGCCAGATCTTCGAGACCCATCTGGGCTGGGCCGCGCGCGGCCTCGGCCAGCAGGTCACGGAGGCGCTGGAGGGCTGGCGTGAGGCCAATCCGGACGCGCAGGCCGGCGACATGCCGACGCCCGTCGTGGAGCGGCTGAAGGAGGTGTACGGCGAGGAATATCATGCCGACATCGAGGGCCGCTCCGCCGAGCAGATCGTCGAGATGGCCAAGGTGCTGAAGAACGGCGTGCCGATGGCCACGCCGGTGTTCGACGGCGCGCGCGAGGCGGACGTCGCGGCGATGCTCAAGCGGGCGGGCCTGGACGAGAGCGGCCAGAGCGACCTGTATGACGGCCGCACCGGCGACCGCTTCGATCGCAAGGTGACGGTGGGCTACATCTACATGCTGAAGCTGCACCATCTGGTCGACGACAAGATCCACGCGCGCTCGATCGGGCCGTACAGCCTCGTCACCCAGCAGCCGCTGGGCGGCAAGGCCCAGTTCGGCGGCCAGCGGTTCGGCGAGATGGAGGTCTGGGCGCTCCAGGCCTACGGCGCCGCCTACACCTTGCAGGAGATGCTGACGGTGAAGTCCGACGACGTGGTCGGCCGCACCAAGGTCTACGAGGCGATCGTCAAGGGCGACGACACGTTCGAGGCCGGCATCCCGGAGAGCTTCAACGTGCTCGTCAAGGAAATGCGCTCGCTGGGCCTGAACGTGGAGCTGAACTCGATCGAGCAGCTCGACGAGGACGGCACCGCGATCGCTGCGGAGTAACCGACACCCCCCTCTCCCCTTGCGGGAGAGGTTCGGGGGTGAGGGGTCGCGCGCGTAATTCGCCGCCGCGCCCCTCACCTTCCCAAGCCTGCGGCTTGGGCCCCTTCCTCTCCCGCCAGGGAGAGGAGAAGACGATTTCAGAAAGGTTCGACCCCATGAACGAACTGACCAACTTCGCCAATCCGATCGTCAAGCCGGAGACGTTCGACCAGATCCAGATCGGCATCGCCTCGCCGGAGCGCATCCGCTCGTGGAGCTTCGGCGAGATCAAGAAGCCCGAAACGATCAACTATCGCACGTTCAAGCCCGAGCGTGACGGCCTGTTCTGCGCGCGCATCTTCGGTCCGATCAAGGATTATGAGTGCCTGTGCGGCAAGTATAAGCGCATGAAATACAAGGGCATCGTCTGCGAGAAGTGCGGCGTCGAGGTGACGGTCTCGAAGGTCCGCCGCGAGCGGATGGGCCATATCGAGCTGGCCGCGCCAGTCGCCCACATCTGGTTCCTGAAGTCGCTGCCGAGCCGCATCGGCCTGCTGCTCGACATGCAGCTGAAGCAGCTGGAGCGGGTGCTCTACTTCGAAGCCTATATCGTGATCGAGCCGGGCCTGACCGCGCTGGAGAAGTTCCAGCTGCTCACCGAGGACGAGCTGCTCTCCGCCCAGGACGAATATGGCGAGGACGCCTTCTCCGCCGGCATCGGCGCGGAAGCGGTGCGCCGCATGCTGGAGGAACTGGACCTCGAGGGCGAGAAGGCGGATCTGCTCAAGGAGCTGGCCGAGACCAAGTCCGAGCTGAAGCCGAAGAAGATCATCAAGCGGCTGAAGGTCGTCGAGAGCTTCCTCGAATCCGGCAACCGGCCGGAGTGGATGATCCTGGAGGTCGTGCCGGTCATCCCGCCGGAACTGCGCCCGCTGGTGCCGCTGGACGGCGGCCGCTTCGCGACGTCGGACCTCAACGATCTCTATCGCCGGGTCATCAACCGCAACAACCGCCTGAAGCGGCTGATGGAGCTGCGCGCGCCGGACATCATCGTCCGCAACGAGAAGCGGATGCTGCAGGAGTCGGTCGACGCCCTGTTCGACAACGGCCGCCGCGGCCGCACGATCACCGGCGCCAACAAGCGGCCGCTGAAGTCGCTGTCCGACATGCTCAAGGGCAAGCAGGGCCGCTTCCGCCAGAACCTGCTCGGCAAGCGCGTCGACTATTCGGGCCGCTCGGTGATCGTCACCGGGCCGGAGCTGAAGCTGCACCAGTGCGGCCTGCCGAAGAAGATGGCGCTCGAGCTGTTCAAGCCGTTCATCTACGCGCGCCTCGACGCCAAGGGCCTGAGCATGACGCTCAAGCAGGCGAAGAAGTGGGTGGAGAAGGAGCGCAAGGAGGTCTGGGACATCCTGGACGAGGTGATCCGCGAGCATCCGGTGCTGCTGAACCGGGCGCCGACGCTGCACCGCCTCGGCATCCAGGCGTTCGAGCCGGTGCTGATCGAGGGCAAGGCGATCCAGCTGCACCCGCTCGTCTGCTCGGCCTTCAATGCCGACTTCGACGGCGATCAGATGGCCGTCCACGTTCCCCTCTCGCTGGAAGCCCAGCTTGAGGCGCGCGTGCTGATGATGTCGACCAACAACATCCTGTCGCCCGCCAACGGCAAGCCGATCATCGTGCCCTCGCAGGACATGGTGCTGGGCCTCTATTATCTCTCCATGGAGAAGACCAACGAGCCCGGCGAGGGCATGCTGATCTCCGACATGACGGAGGTGCATCAGGCGCTGAACGCCAAGGCGGTGACGCTGCACGCCAAGATCGTCAGCCGCGTGCCGCAGACCGACGAGGACGGCAACACCTACATGAAGCGCGTCGAGACGACGCCCGGCCGCATGCTGCTGGGCGAGACGCTGCCGAAGAGCCACAAGGTGCCGTTCGAGACGATCAACCGCCTGCTCACCAAGAAGGAGATCGGCGACGTCATCGACATCGTCTATCGCCACACCGGCCAGAAGGAGACGGTGCTGTTCGCCGACGCGATCATGTCGCTCGGCTTCCGCCACGCGTTCCAGGCGGGCATTTCGTTCGGCAAGGACGACATGATCATCCCGGACGCCAAGGAGCCGCTGGTCGAGGAGACCCGCACCCTGGTGAAGGACTATGAGCAGCAGTATCAGGACGGCCTGATCACGCAGCAGGAGAAGTACAACAAGGTCGTCGATGCGTGGTCGCGCTGCGGCGATCGCGTCGCCGCCGAGATGATGAAGGAGATCTCGGCCGTCCGCCGCAACGACGACGGCCGCGAGAAGCCGATCAACGCGATCTACATGATGGCCCATTCGGGCGCGCGCGGTTCCGCCGCGCAGATCAAGCAGCTCGCCGGCATGCGCGGCCTGATGGCCAAGCCCTCGGGCGAGATCATCGAGACGCCGATCATCTCGAACTTCAAGGAGGGTCTCACCGTCCTCGAATATTTCAACTCCACCCACGGCGCCCGCAAGGGCCTGGCGGACACGGCGCTGAAGACGGCGAACTCCGGCTACCTCACCCGCCGCCTGGTCGACGTGTCGCAGGATTGCGTCATCGTCGAGATCGATTGCGGCACGGAGCGGTCGCTGGAGATGAAGGCGATCGTGCAGGGCGGCTCGACCATCGCGTCGCTGGGCGAGCGCATCCTCGGCCGCACCACGGCGGAGGACATCGTCGACAGCAAGACGAACGAGGTCGTCATCCCGCAGGGCACCCTGCTGGACGAGGCGATGATCACGCAGATCGAGGCGATCAGCCTCCAGTCGGTCCAGATCCGCAGCCCGCTGGTCTGCGAATCGAAGGGCGGCGTCTGCGCCACCTGCTACGGGCGCGATCTCGCCCGCGGCACGCCGGTGAACATCGGCGAGGCGGTGGGCGTGATCGCCGCGCAGTCGATCGGCGAGCCCGGCACGCAGCTGACGATGCGGACGTTCCACATCGGCGGCGCGGCGCAGCTCAACCAGGTGTCCAACCTGGACGCGGTGGCCGACGGTACGCTCCAGTATCGCGACATCCCGACGATCGTCGATCCGCGCGGCCGGCGCATCACCCTCGCCCGCAACGGCGAGGTCGCGATCGTCGACATGGAAGGCCGCGAGCGATCGACCCACCGCCTGCCCTACGGCGCCACGCTGCTGGCGGCGGACGGCCACATCGTCTCCAAGGGCGATCGCATCGCCGAGTGGGATCCCTCGTTCATGCCCGTCATCACCGAGAAGAAGGGCACCGTCCGCTTCCAGGACATGATCGAGAACCGCACGGTGCGCGAGGAGACGGACGATGCGACCGGCATCTCCCAGCGGGTCATCACCGAGGATCATCTGAAGGCCAAGAAGGACGATTTCCGTCCGCGCATCACCCTGCTCGACGAGAATTCGGGCGAGGCGGGCGTCTCGCGGCTGATCCCGGGCTCGATCGTGGCGGTCGAGGACGGGCAGGCGGTGCAGGCCGGCGAGGTGCTGGCCCGCGTGCCGCGCGAGGCGGCCAAGACGCGCGACATCACGGGCGGCCTGCCGCGCGTGGCGGAGCTGTTCGAGGCGCGCAAGCCCAAGGAGAATGCGATCATCGCCAAGGTCTCGGGCCGGGTCGAGTTCGGCAAGGACTATAAGGCGAAGCGCAAGATCTCGATCCGTCCGGACGACGGCAGCGAGCCGATCGACTATCTGATCCCCAAGTCCAAGGTGATCGACGTTCAGGAAGGCGACTACGTGAAGCGTGGCGACAACCTGATCGGCGGCTCGCCCGATCCGCACGATATTCTCGAGGTGCTCGGCATCGAGCCGCTGGCGGAATATCTCGTGTCGGAGATCCAGGAGGTCTATCGTCTGCAGGGCGTGAAGATCAACGACAAGCATATCGAGACGATCGTCCGCCAGATGCTCCAGAAGGTCGAGATCACCGAGAGCGGGGACACCACCCTGCTGGTCGGCGAGCAGCTCGACCGCGAGGAGATGGACGAGGTGAACGCCAAGATGGCCGAGGAGAACCGGGCGCCGGCGCAGGGCAAGCCGATCCTGCTCGGCATCACCAAGGCGTCGCTGCAGACCCGCAGCTTCATCTCGGCCGCCTCGTTCCAGGAGACGACCCGCGTGCTGACCGAGGCTTCGGTGCAGGGCAAGGTCGACAATCTGAACGGCCTCAAGGAGAATGTCATCGTCGGCCGCCTGATCCCCGCGGGCACCGGCGCCGGCATGAACCGCCTGCGCGTCACCGCCACCAGCCGCGACGCGGCGCTGCGCGCCTCGCAGCGCTCGTTCGCCGCCGCCATCGCCGCGCCGAACTCGGCGGCGGAGGAACATGCG encodes:
- the rplL gene encoding 50S ribosomal protein L7/L12: MADLQKLVDDLSALTVLEAADLSKLLEEKWGVSAAAAVAAAPAAGGGAAAPAVEEQTEFDVILTGDGGKKINVIKEVRTITGLGLTEAKTLVESAPKAVKEGVNKDEANKLKAQLEAAGATVELK
- a CDS encoding FkbM family methyltransferase codes for the protein MIVATDKMGEAMDVELAGRTVQIEGDPSDGYFAAVEDVARNTTEIVAMLAGVPEEAVIFDVGANIGVIAMAMAIVRPRARIVAFEPSPAILPYLRKNVAPFANVEVVQAAISDRHGVLRFHAATFAAGSHVVGPGHILPSTETVEVQALPLDSFAAQRGLTPDLIKIDVEGHEPEVLAGAAATIESARPEIAMEFNSWTLAALGGHNPATFAHALWESFDVDGFPRALEFLHDNLVVRSCLTDIVMRLKPGAKVPSLSEMCVSPLARELVRREFTARPLPAES
- the rpoB gene encoding DNA-directed RNA polymerase subunit beta, producing the protein MATQAVTPQAAGLLGTAKKRIRKVFGNIHEVVQMPNLIEVQRESYELFLRSRPEDGYVSGLEKTLRSVFPIRDFAGTAELDFVNYELEAPKYDIDECRQRGITYAAPMRVTLRLIVFEVDADTETRSVLDIKEQDVYMGDMPLMTGNGTFIVNGTERVIVSQMHRSPGVLFDHDRGKTHASGKYLFAARVIPYRGSWLDFEFDAKDIVNVRIDRKRKLPVTTLLYALGLNGEDILNQFYKTATYVRGEGGWKVPFLPENWRSQKPTFDVVNGDSGEVVFAAGQKISPRAANKAGKDGLTTLLIPTEEIFGRYSAYDLIDETTGRIWIEAGDEVTPENLEALDRAGIEKLDLLDIDHISTGPWIRNTLKADKVEDRDHALSEIYRVMRPGEPPTKETAEALFGGLFFDPERYDLSAVGRVKLNMRLDLDVEDTVTTLRAEDILEVVKTLVNLKDGKGEIDDIDNLGNRRVRSVGELLENQYRVGLLRMERAVKERMSSVDVSTVMPNDLINAKPAVAAVREFFGSSQLSQFMDQTNPLSEVTHKRRVSALGPGGLTRERAGFEVRDVHPTHYGRICPIETPEGPNIGLINSLASFSRVNKYGFIETPYRKVVDNKVTQDVVYLSAMEEAKHTIAQANAELTADGSFVEELISAREAGEFLIAPREHITLMDVSPKQLVSVAASLIPFLENDDANRALMGSNMQRQAVPLVRAEAPFVGTGMEETVARDSGAAIGARRAGIVDQVDAARIVIRATGEVDAGKSGVDIYTLMKFQRSNQSTCINQRPLVKVGDVVAEGDIIADGPSTEFGELALGRNVLVAFMPWNGYNYEDSILISERIVKDDVFTSIHIDEFEVMARDTKLGPEDITRDIPNVGEEALRNLDEAGIVYIGAEVEPGDILCGKITPKGESPMTPEEKLLRAIFGEKASDVRDTSLRLPPGVAGTVVDVRVFNRHGIDKDERAMAIEREEIDRLTKDREDERGILNRASYSRLREMLIGQVATAAPKGIRKGTTIDEEVLGTVEKREWWKFAVQDDARQADLEAVKGQYDEAVNVIVKRFEDRVEKLQRGDELPPGVLKMVKVFVAVKRKLQPGDKMAGRHGNKGVISRILPNEDMPFLADGTPVDIVLNPLGVPSRMNVGQIFETHLGWAARGLGQQVTEALEGWREANPDAQAGDMPTPVVERLKEVYGEEYHADIEGRSAEQIVEMAKVLKNGVPMATPVFDGAREADVAAMLKRAGLDESGQSDLYDGRTGDRFDRKVTVGYIYMLKLHHLVDDKIHARSIGPYSLVTQQPLGGKAQFGGQRFGEMEVWALQAYGAAYTLQEMLTVKSDDVVGRTKVYEAIVKGDDTFEAGIPESFNVLVKEMRSLGLNVELNSIEQLDEDGTAIAAE
- the rpoC gene encoding DNA-directed RNA polymerase subunit beta', yielding MNELTNFANPIVKPETFDQIQIGIASPERIRSWSFGEIKKPETINYRTFKPERDGLFCARIFGPIKDYECLCGKYKRMKYKGIVCEKCGVEVTVSKVRRERMGHIELAAPVAHIWFLKSLPSRIGLLLDMQLKQLERVLYFEAYIVIEPGLTALEKFQLLTEDELLSAQDEYGEDAFSAGIGAEAVRRMLEELDLEGEKADLLKELAETKSELKPKKIIKRLKVVESFLESGNRPEWMILEVVPVIPPELRPLVPLDGGRFATSDLNDLYRRVINRNNRLKRLMELRAPDIIVRNEKRMLQESVDALFDNGRRGRTITGANKRPLKSLSDMLKGKQGRFRQNLLGKRVDYSGRSVIVTGPELKLHQCGLPKKMALELFKPFIYARLDAKGLSMTLKQAKKWVEKERKEVWDILDEVIREHPVLLNRAPTLHRLGIQAFEPVLIEGKAIQLHPLVCSAFNADFDGDQMAVHVPLSLEAQLEARVLMMSTNNILSPANGKPIIVPSQDMVLGLYYLSMEKTNEPGEGMLISDMTEVHQALNAKAVTLHAKIVSRVPQTDEDGNTYMKRVETTPGRMLLGETLPKSHKVPFETINRLLTKKEIGDVIDIVYRHTGQKETVLFADAIMSLGFRHAFQAGISFGKDDMIIPDAKEPLVEETRTLVKDYEQQYQDGLITQQEKYNKVVDAWSRCGDRVAAEMMKEISAVRRNDDGREKPINAIYMMAHSGARGSAAQIKQLAGMRGLMAKPSGEIIETPIISNFKEGLTVLEYFNSTHGARKGLADTALKTANSGYLTRRLVDVSQDCVIVEIDCGTERSLEMKAIVQGGSTIASLGERILGRTTAEDIVDSKTNEVVIPQGTLLDEAMITQIEAISLQSVQIRSPLVCESKGGVCATCYGRDLARGTPVNIGEAVGVIAAQSIGEPGTQLTMRTFHIGGAAQLNQVSNLDAVADGTLQYRDIPTIVDPRGRRITLARNGEVAIVDMEGRERSTHRLPYGATLLAADGHIVSKGDRIAEWDPSFMPVITEKKGTVRFQDMIENRTVREETDDATGISQRVITEDHLKAKKDDFRPRITLLDENSGEAGVSRLIPGSIVAVEDGQAVQAGEVLARVPREAAKTRDITGGLPRVAELFEARKPKENAIIAKVSGRVEFGKDYKAKRKISIRPDDGSEPIDYLIPKSKVIDVQEGDYVKRGDNLIGGSPDPHDILEVLGIEPLAEYLVSEIQEVYRLQGVKINDKHIETIVRQMLQKVEITESGDTTLLVGEQLDREEMDEVNAKMAEENRAPAQGKPILLGITKASLQTRSFISAASFQETTRVLTEASVQGKVDNLNGLKENVIVGRLIPAGTGAGMNRLRVTATSRDAALRASQRSFAAAIAAPNSAAEEHAAELARPVEDDTGNDPLGEVVGETHGSDADAGDYLNS